In the Armatimonas rosea genome, one interval contains:
- a CDS encoding tyrosine-type recombinase/integrase: protein MAKKRGQNEGSIYQRKDGLWVAAISTPEGRKVRYAKTRALAAQKLQELQAQANSLLPEARKDITVEQLCAEYLAEKKAGWAPHTYQVAEMHIRLYITPHLGKVKLANLTIHAVSVWLRKLGQTRSAQVARGVLFRSCALAVRYDWLPRNPVELTTAPKVTPRKPKDLSRDDIRGILTAMQTPIPRGYAKGHTAKIDYYPIVAVLLGCGLRIGECLGLRWEDIDLAAGILHVRYSLGRAEGAAKGAAVLRKPKSKSSVRQCAMPRFLVAALEARRIEQEGHKGAAGEAWSNPFGLVFTTPTGAPLRYSSVAAATAHHLKVHGIEGITLHHLRHAYASLLLHEGVPVPVVSKSLGHANPGVTMRVYAHALQSSTDVVAVVMDELVDGKPEGS, encoded by the coding sequence GTGGCAAAAAAGCGAGGCCAAAACGAGGGCTCGATCTACCAGCGAAAAGATGGTCTGTGGGTGGCGGCGATCAGCACTCCCGAGGGCAGGAAGGTGCGCTACGCCAAGACGCGAGCCCTTGCCGCCCAGAAGCTCCAGGAGCTCCAGGCTCAGGCAAACAGCCTGCTTCCCGAGGCGCGCAAGGACATCACGGTGGAGCAGCTCTGCGCGGAGTACCTGGCCGAGAAGAAGGCGGGCTGGGCACCCCACACCTACCAAGTTGCCGAGATGCACATTCGCCTGTACATCACCCCCCACCTGGGTAAGGTCAAGCTGGCAAACCTCACCATTCACGCCGTGAGCGTGTGGCTCCGCAAGCTGGGGCAGACCCGCTCGGCTCAGGTGGCCCGAGGCGTTCTCTTTCGCTCGTGTGCTCTGGCAGTGCGCTACGACTGGCTGCCCCGCAACCCGGTCGAGCTGACCACGGCGCCCAAGGTCACGCCACGCAAGCCCAAGGACCTCAGCCGAGATGACATTCGAGGCATCCTCACGGCGATGCAGACGCCCATCCCCCGCGGCTACGCCAAGGGGCACACGGCCAAGATCGACTATTACCCGATTGTAGCTGTCCTGCTGGGCTGTGGCCTGCGGATCGGAGAGTGCCTCGGGCTTCGCTGGGAGGACATCGACCTGGCGGCTGGCATCTTGCACGTGCGCTACTCCCTGGGGCGCGCAGAAGGCGCGGCCAAGGGCGCGGCAGTGCTTCGCAAGCCCAAGAGCAAGAGTAGTGTGCGCCAGTGCGCCATGCCCCGCTTCCTGGTCGCGGCGCTGGAGGCTCGCCGGATCGAGCAGGAGGGCCACAAAGGCGCGGCGGGTGAAGCGTGGTCCAATCCCTTCGGCTTGGTCTTCACGACGCCCACGGGAGCGCCCTTGCGCTACTCCAGCGTGGCGGCGGCCACAGCACACCACTTGAAGGTGCATGGCATCGAGGGCATCACGCTCCATCACTTGCGCCACGCCTACGCCAGCCTGCTCCTGCATGAGGGCGTCCCGGTGCCGGTTGTATCCAAGAGCCTCGGCCACGCCAATCCGGGAGTCACCATGCGGGTCTATGCCCACGCGCTGCAGAGCTCCACCGACGTTGTGGCCGTGGTGATGGACGAGCTGGTGGACGGAAAGCCAGAGGGTAGTTAG
- the mutS gene encoding DNA mismatch repair protein MutS, translating to MPTPDIPLEKLTPMLRLYVTMKLERPDCVLFMRVGDFFEAYGDDAELIARELEITLTGREVQGYDGKYPMAGVPHHALERYMARLVQKGFKVAICDQIEDPKQAKGLVKRAVTRVVTPGTLVEDALLDAKSNNYLVAAILSKPVNGIGVVDVSTGEFLITEVGEDEGIAKVVEEILRLQPAECLVPEGMDELAEAIAAACPATLTRLGKGKLPRLPREALLEHFGVQTLKGFGCDDYSAGLSAAAALLEYLKATHMGAVGHIRTLATYSTEDAMYLDASARRNLELTAGLYDSARSKSLLAVLDETRTSMGGRMLKKWLDAPLLSVEKINARLDAVEAFYDDALPRGDVRDTLRGIADLERLMARLSTGAANARDLVALRQSLERIPEVAAQALQIEHPAIQALASALDGLPALTELLTSAIADEPPLTVREGNLIKDGYDENLDELRQIVRGGKSWIATLEADEREKTGIKSLKVGFNSVFGYFIEVTKANLAYVPKDYIRKQTTATGERYITPELKEMESKVLGAEERINSLEYDLFVSVRDYVAQEFTGPVLAVAQAVAKLDVVAALAEVAQNNRFVRPVVDTGDALEIKGGRHPVVERLMGSAANFIPNDTYLDTDQQQVHIITGPNSAGKSTVLRQVALIVLLAQVGSFVPADSVRVGLVDRIFTRVGAHDDLAAGQSTFMVEMTETAEILNNATERSLVILDEIGRGTSTFDGVSIAWAVAEFLAARGCKTLFATHYHLLNELEKQLPNVKNYRIAVKETNDRIIWLRKVLPGGTDKSYGIQVGRMAGLPPTVIERSKEILSDLERDGSKRRDTLGGVSVAPKAQKLQMTLFEAEEHPVVEELRGLDINTLSPVEALIALQRLQKRATK from the coding sequence ATGCCGACCCCTGACATCCCCCTGGAAAAACTGACCCCGATGCTCCGACTCTACGTGACCATGAAGCTGGAGCGTCCCGACTGTGTGCTCTTTATGCGGGTGGGAGACTTCTTCGAGGCGTACGGCGACGATGCCGAGCTGATCGCGCGGGAGCTGGAGATCACGCTCACGGGGCGCGAGGTGCAGGGCTACGACGGCAAGTACCCGATGGCGGGCGTTCCCCACCACGCGCTGGAGCGCTACATGGCACGGCTGGTGCAGAAGGGCTTCAAGGTCGCGATCTGCGATCAGATCGAGGACCCGAAGCAGGCCAAGGGACTGGTAAAGCGCGCCGTGACGAGAGTCGTGACACCGGGGACGCTGGTTGAGGATGCGCTGCTCGATGCCAAGAGCAACAACTACTTAGTCGCGGCGATTCTCTCCAAGCCGGTGAACGGGATTGGAGTGGTGGATGTCTCGACCGGTGAGTTTCTGATCACGGAGGTCGGGGAGGACGAGGGAATCGCCAAGGTGGTCGAGGAGATCCTGCGCCTCCAGCCCGCCGAGTGCCTGGTGCCCGAGGGCATGGACGAGCTCGCGGAGGCGATCGCCGCGGCGTGCCCGGCGACCCTGACGCGGCTCGGGAAGGGCAAGCTCCCCCGCCTGCCGCGCGAGGCGCTGCTGGAGCACTTCGGGGTGCAGACGCTCAAGGGCTTCGGCTGCGACGACTACTCCGCGGGGCTCAGCGCCGCCGCCGCGCTCCTGGAGTACCTGAAGGCAACCCACATGGGCGCGGTCGGGCACATTCGGACCCTGGCGACCTACTCCACCGAGGACGCGATGTACTTAGACGCATCGGCGCGGCGGAATTTAGAGCTGACGGCGGGCCTCTACGACAGCGCCCGCAGCAAGTCGCTCCTCGCCGTGCTCGATGAGACGCGGACATCGATGGGCGGGCGCATGCTCAAGAAGTGGCTCGATGCCCCCCTGCTCTCGGTGGAGAAGATCAATGCACGGCTCGATGCGGTCGAGGCCTTCTACGACGATGCCCTGCCCCGCGGCGATGTGCGCGACACGCTCCGCGGGATCGCCGACCTAGAGCGGCTCATGGCCCGCCTCTCGACCGGCGCGGCCAACGCCCGCGATCTTGTCGCGCTACGCCAGTCACTAGAGCGCATCCCTGAGGTCGCGGCGCAGGCGCTCCAGATCGAGCACCCGGCAATTCAGGCTTTGGCAAGCGCACTCGATGGCCTGCCCGCGCTCACCGAGCTTCTGACGTCTGCCATCGCCGATGAGCCGCCGCTGACGGTGCGCGAGGGCAACCTCATCAAGGACGGCTACGACGAGAACCTCGACGAGCTGCGGCAGATTGTCCGGGGCGGCAAGAGCTGGATCGCAACTCTGGAGGCCGATGAGCGGGAGAAGACGGGGATCAAGAGCCTGAAGGTGGGCTTTAACTCGGTGTTTGGCTACTTTATCGAGGTGACCAAGGCAAACCTGGCCTATGTCCCGAAAGACTACATCCGCAAGCAGACCACCGCGACCGGCGAGCGCTACATCACCCCCGAGCTCAAGGAGATGGAGTCCAAGGTGCTCGGGGCCGAGGAGCGCATCAACTCCCTGGAGTACGATCTCTTTGTCTCGGTGCGGGACTATGTGGCGCAGGAGTTCACTGGCCCCGTGCTGGCGGTGGCGCAGGCAGTCGCCAAGCTAGACGTAGTCGCGGCGCTAGCGGAAGTCGCGCAGAACAACCGCTTTGTCCGGCCCGTCGTGGATACCGGCGATGCACTGGAGATCAAGGGCGGGCGGCACCCGGTGGTCGAGCGGCTGATGGGCTCGGCGGCGAACTTTATCCCCAACGACACGTATCTCGACACCGACCAGCAGCAGGTGCACATCATCACGGGCCCCAACTCCGCCGGTAAGTCCACGGTGCTGCGGCAAGTCGCGCTGATTGTCTTGCTAGCCCAGGTCGGGAGCTTTGTCCCCGCGGACTCCGTGCGGGTCGGGCTGGTGGACCGCATCTTCACCCGTGTCGGGGCGCACGATGACCTCGCCGCCGGGCAATCGACCTTCATGGTGGAGATGACCGAGACCGCGGAGATTCTCAATAATGCCACTGAGCGCAGCCTGGTGATCCTCGATGAGATCGGGCGCGGCACGAGCACGTTTGATGGGGTCTCGATTGCCTGGGCGGTCGCGGAGTTTCTGGCGGCACGCGGCTGCAAGACTCTCTTTGCGACCCACTACCACCTGCTCAATGAGCTCGAAAAGCAGCTCCCCAACGTGAAGAACTACCGGATCGCGGTAAAAGAGACCAACGACCGGATTATCTGGCTCCGAAAAGTCCTCCCCGGCGGCACGGACAAGAGCTACGGCATCCAAGTAGGCCGCATGGCCGGCCTGCCCCCCACCGTGATCGAGCGCTCGAAAGAGATTCTGAGCGACCTGGAGCGCGACGGCTCCAAGCGGCGCGATACGCTCGGTGGTGTCAGTGTCGCGCCCAAGGCACAGAAGCTCCAGATGACGCTCTTTGAGGCCGAGGAGCACCCGGTGGTGGAGGAGCTGCGCGGGCTGGATATCAACACGCTCTCCCCGGTCGAGGCGCTGATCGCGCTGCAACGGCTGCAAAAACGCGCAACGAAGTAG
- a CDS encoding head decoration protein encodes MSALIYSSNASKLEPAFDPSEARTMAGRFIASTTFAKGTIIGQITAAGATQGQFKPYASGNTDGSQVAVGIVTYDFVTDANGNVILGPAGSAADLGRGNNPTAEFYYKGAFYQTELTGLDATAISSFKAREFGITGVGNGKVLYIP; translated from the coding sequence ATGTCAGCACTTATTTACAGCAGTAATGCCTCTAAGCTGGAGCCCGCCTTTGATCCGTCCGAGGCGCGCACCATGGCCGGCCGCTTTATCGCCAGCACGACCTTCGCCAAGGGGACCATCATCGGCCAGATCACTGCCGCAGGTGCAACTCAGGGACAGTTCAAGCCCTACGCCAGCGGCAACACTGACGGCAGCCAGGTGGCGGTCGGAATCGTGACCTACGACTTTGTGACCGACGCCAATGGCAACGTGATCCTAGGGCCAGCCGGTAGCGCCGCCGACCTCGGGCGCGGCAACAACCCTACTGCGGAGTTCTACTACAAGGGCGCTTTCTACCAAACCGAGCTTACCGGCCTCGATGCCACCGCGATTAGCAGCTTCAAGGCTCGCGAGTTTGGCATTACCGGCGTCGGAAACGGAAAGGTGCTCTACATCCCGTAG
- a CDS encoding BON domain-containing protein: protein MIHTENILRHSIGATLALLTLGMVSGCKNTGEGMSKDTEIAKQSASAETEKAGENAAKMANSAGEIAKGAGQNVTGALEVTPLIKTAITADTELNDAKNKIDIDTKDGIVHIKGHVSSNALKAKATKIATEKIKENQGTDKVMNQLLVQP, encoded by the coding sequence ATGATTCACACGGAAAACATCCTGCGCCACAGCATCGGCGCAACGCTCGCACTGCTCACGCTTGGCATGGTCTCGGGCTGTAAGAACACCGGAGAGGGCATGTCCAAGGACACCGAGATCGCGAAACAGTCTGCGTCGGCGGAGACCGAGAAGGCGGGTGAGAACGCCGCCAAGATGGCCAATAGCGCTGGGGAGATCGCCAAGGGCGCGGGGCAGAACGTCACCGGAGCCCTCGAAGTCACGCCCCTCATCAAGACCGCGATCACGGCCGACACCGAGCTCAACGATGCCAAGAACAAGATCGATATCGACACCAAGGACGGGATTGTCCATATCAAGGGGCATGTCTCTAGCAATGCGCTCAAGGCCAAGGCCACCAAGATCGCCACGGAGAAGATTAAGGAGAACCAGGGCACGGACAAGGTGATGAACCAGCTCCTGGTCCAGCCCTAG
- a CDS encoding LamG domain-containing protein: protein MMRIPDILGPINTLVPLNRSHWLNEKRLAWWLSLPSQSGGREFRDLCGLNNATLTNMGNTSNGWRFDTPRPGALGPAILCDGSAGYLSVGSPAALKLQPPFTIAAWIRTPHSADYNCAIANTTAFNNNATSYSIVVQANGSVYADRGSSGPVSSAAGVIPANTWCRVAVVYDTSATTIYVNGQQVATGAAAPTLSYSGSLQLGAYVAGGGRFNGLIDDLSVLGRAFSARDMAEEYWLSLTGYFGVLNRFGLPLNSTSSWFPWYRRGDLLLKGL, encoded by the coding sequence ATGATGCGCATTCCTGACATCTTGGGGCCGATCAACACGCTCGTGCCGCTCAACCGCAGCCACTGGCTCAACGAGAAGCGCTTGGCCTGGTGGCTCTCCCTGCCCAGCCAGAGCGGCGGCAGAGAGTTTCGAGATCTGTGCGGCCTCAACAACGCCACGCTGACGAACATGGGCAACACGAGCAACGGCTGGCGGTTTGACACTCCCCGGCCTGGTGCTCTTGGCCCTGCCATCCTCTGTGATGGGAGCGCGGGGTATCTCTCTGTAGGCTCTCCTGCCGCCCTTAAATTGCAGCCGCCCTTCACAATCGCGGCATGGATTCGCACCCCACACAGCGCCGATTACAATTGCGCGATTGCCAATACGACCGCGTTTAATAACAACGCGACATCGTACTCAATCGTAGTGCAGGCAAACGGCTCTGTGTACGCAGATAGGGGGTCGTCGGGGCCGGTTTCTAGCGCAGCCGGGGTGATTCCGGCAAATACCTGGTGTAGAGTCGCGGTTGTCTACGATACGAGTGCGACAACGATCTATGTCAACGGTCAGCAGGTTGCGACCGGTGCGGCGGCTCCTACCCTTTCGTACTCTGGCAGTTTGCAGCTGGGAGCCTACGTGGCAGGCGGCGGCAGGTTCAACGGCCTTATCGACGATCTATCGGTCTTAGGGCGAGCGTTCTCGGCAAGGGACATGGCTGAGGAGTACTGGCTGTCGCTGACGGGATACTTCGGCGTGCTTAATCGCTTCGGCCTCCCGCTCAACTCTACCTCGTCTTGGTTCCCGTGGTATCGCCGCGGCGATCTACTGCTCAAGGGGCTCTGA
- a CDS encoding S49 family peptidase, producing MTKPATPSKPPVPPANRLLAISLALEALSGPLALWQPACNALMQRLASGQTTGETVAFWNDDEDEDEPESGYEVFGQVALIPVSGVLLPTSSWWMRYLGFRSTPEIAEAIKRAQADANIKTILLKIESPGGAVQGIAELADTVKACDKRIIAYTGGVCASAALWVASQCDKVYASRLADVGCIGTLRVVSDWSQYYKAMGVTVNAITSTGAESFKGMGVNGTPLTDEQKADLKRNCDESQVHFTQAIADGFFGGDLAKAQAIATGQVWVGPAAKAQGIAHEIVLDTFDTWLQKLSDDPDAELDEDGGTDATKTDDDDTTSDEDDDMPGSRRAELARSGDNTGNGKTAAQTQPGSGKRNEDPQENEMDEKTQDSLASKIVAGLSGLFKSNGAKEAATTPPADPLAERKDALKKSMVAALGQGHPQLTALAGNVDAITEEGALTALEAAWTIATPEALKQTTRASHSQRLDDPSTAVDPVRQQEAGMTAQQKADYEYTLNHTDLGRRARNARKEGRLGL from the coding sequence ATGACGAAACCCGCTACCCCTTCAAAACCCCCGGTTCCTCCCGCAAATCGCCTGCTCGCCATCTCGCTGGCGCTGGAGGCACTTTCTGGACCGCTGGCGCTCTGGCAGCCCGCGTGCAACGCCCTGATGCAGCGCCTAGCTTCGGGTCAGACCACAGGCGAGACCGTTGCTTTTTGGAACGACGACGAGGACGAAGACGAGCCCGAGAGCGGCTACGAGGTCTTTGGGCAGGTTGCTCTGATCCCTGTGTCGGGCGTGCTGCTCCCTACGAGCTCGTGGTGGATGCGCTATCTGGGCTTTCGCTCGACCCCGGAGATTGCCGAGGCGATCAAGCGCGCCCAGGCCGATGCCAACATCAAGACCATCTTGCTCAAGATCGAGAGCCCTGGCGGCGCTGTGCAGGGAATCGCGGAGCTGGCTGACACGGTGAAGGCTTGCGATAAGCGGATCATCGCCTACACCGGGGGAGTCTGCGCTTCTGCCGCGCTCTGGGTGGCCAGCCAGTGCGATAAGGTCTACGCCTCGCGCCTGGCTGATGTAGGTTGCATTGGCACGCTCCGGGTAGTCTCCGACTGGAGCCAGTACTACAAGGCGATGGGCGTGACGGTCAATGCGATCACCAGCACCGGCGCGGAGAGCTTCAAGGGCATGGGGGTCAATGGAACCCCGCTGACCGATGAGCAGAAAGCCGACCTCAAGCGCAACTGCGACGAAAGCCAGGTGCACTTCACCCAGGCGATCGCCGATGGCTTCTTCGGTGGGGACTTGGCAAAGGCGCAGGCCATCGCCACCGGCCAGGTCTGGGTCGGTCCAGCCGCCAAGGCGCAGGGCATCGCCCACGAGATCGTGCTGGACACCTTCGACACCTGGCTGCAGAAGCTCTCGGACGATCCCGACGCCGAGCTCGATGAAGACGGTGGGACGGACGCGACCAAGACAGACGACGATGATACGACCTCTGATGAGGACGACGATATGCCTGGTTCACGCCGGGCAGAACTAGCCAGAAGCGGTGATAACACCGGCAATGGTAAGACCGCCGCGCAAACCCAACCAGGTAGCGGCAAGCGGAATGAAGACCCGCAGGAGAACGAAATGGACGAAAAGACACAAGATAGTCTTGCTTCTAAAATCGTTGCCGGGCTATCTGGCCTGTTTAAAAGCAACGGCGCAAAGGAAGCAGCAACAACCCCGCCCGCAGATCCGCTTGCGGAGCGGAAGGACGCGCTCAAGAAGAGCATGGTCGCCGCGCTCGGGCAGGGACACCCCCAGCTCACCGCGCTTGCGGGCAATGTCGATGCGATCACCGAGGAGGGCGCTCTCACCGCTCTGGAGGCCGCCTGGACCATTGCCACCCCGGAGGCCCTGAAGCAGACCACCCGCGCCAGTCACAGCCAGCGCCTCGATGACCCAAGCACGGCCGTCGATCCGGTGCGCCAGCAGGAGGCTGGGATGACTGCCCAGCAGAAGGCGGACTACGAGTACACCCTCAATCACACCGATCTGGGGCGGCGTGCAAGGAACGCTCGCAAGGAAGGACGGCTGGGACTCTAA
- a CDS encoding GNAT family N-acetyltransferase → MSEFRVARATVDEAPLAAAILLEVSEWLVAIGQKNWEPEWFTPESMVPNAERGELWLAWDGSDPVGTMLVAATDEDFWPEDAPGAALYVHRVAVARRAAGRGVSQALLRQAEAETVAAGVPYLKLDCRADRPKLRALYEAAGFQRVDERTVFGWLHVVRYEKRQSGWSA, encoded by the coding sequence ATGAGTGAGTTTCGGGTGGCACGCGCAACCGTGGACGAGGCACCGCTGGCGGCGGCGATCTTGTTGGAGGTCTCGGAGTGGCTTGTGGCGATTGGGCAGAAGAACTGGGAGCCCGAGTGGTTTACGCCCGAGAGCATGGTCCCCAACGCCGAGCGCGGTGAGCTCTGGCTGGCCTGGGACGGCTCCGATCCCGTGGGGACGATGCTGGTCGCCGCCACCGACGAAGACTTCTGGCCGGAGGATGCCCCTGGTGCGGCGCTCTATGTCCACAGGGTCGCCGTGGCGCGGCGGGCGGCGGGGCGTGGGGTGTCGCAGGCGCTACTGCGCCAAGCCGAGGCAGAAACCGTGGCGGCGGGTGTCCCCTACCTCAAGCTCGACTGCCGCGCGGACCGTCCTAAGCTCCGAGCCCTCTACGAAGCGGCGGGCTTTCAGCGGGTCGATGAGCGCACCGTCTTTGGCTGGCTCCACGTCGTCCGCTACGAGAAGCGCCAGTCCGGGTGGTCGGCGTAG
- a CDS encoding SMI1/KNR4 family protein, producing the protein MIEDLIQLVPPPVEPKNVPSAEEWARYEAALGCAFPSDYKQIIQTYGDGFFGEWIRLRHPREIVDVCKRSGEFWSIVTEFWEEEKFVIYPERGGLLACGHDDGNSQFAWSTKGSPDQWTLINFDNGFSEGSHVFLSVRWHELLVGWFSGTITNPEVGNQWYPEDIEPMQERFFRQS; encoded by the coding sequence ATGATTGAAGATTTGATTCAATTGGTTCCGCCGCCTGTGGAGCCGAAAAATGTGCCCTCGGCGGAGGAATGGGCGCGGTATGAAGCGGCGCTGGGGTGTGCGTTTCCGTCGGATTACAAACAGATCATCCAGACTTACGGTGATGGATTTTTTGGGGAGTGGATTCGCCTGCGGCACCCACGAGAGATTGTTGATGTTTGTAAGCGTTCGGGAGAGTTCTGGAGCATTGTTACTGAGTTTTGGGAGGAAGAAAAATTTGTGATTTATCCCGAACGCGGAGGGCTACTTGCGTGTGGGCACGACGACGGAAATAGTCAGTTTGCCTGGAGCACAAAAGGTTCACCAGATCAATGGACTCTCATCAATTTTGACAATGGCTTCAGCGAAGGTAGCCATGTGTTTTTAAGTGTCAGATGGCATGAGCTTTTGGTTGGCTGGTTCTCCGGCACGATCACGAATCCTGAGGTTGGAAACCAGTGGTATCCCGAGGATATTGAACCCATGCAAGAGCGTTTCTTTCGCCAATCCTAA
- a CDS encoding N-acetylmuramoyl-L-alanine amidase — MNTALLPLAWTPPCAMQRVIIHWSEGRNLSNDTDREHYHLLIEQAEAGQVRVIRGDHSIADNASTGDGDYAAHTRDCNTGSIGVALCGMMGCQESPFQAGPAPITLAQWRLLEQVVAELCQRYRIAVTPETVLCHGEVQRNLNIRQRGKWDPMRWPWDLSVPGSQIGSQFRIAVQGRISVAAMSKGATAPIQPPTPTRRVILPDSLVIDAPTVRVEDGETWLGLRYIADHYGWTIKTTTTNSATVAISGVDHTLELDIDGGTGYVPVRQVAELLGASVSWDGPNKTVTLAKELSQ, encoded by the coding sequence GTGAACACTGCACTCCTACCGCTTGCCTGGACGCCTCCCTGCGCCATGCAGCGGGTCATCATCCACTGGTCGGAGGGGCGCAACCTCTCCAACGACACCGACCGCGAGCACTACCACCTCCTGATCGAGCAGGCAGAGGCCGGGCAGGTGCGCGTGATCCGGGGAGATCACTCCATCGCGGACAACGCCAGCACCGGCGACGGGGACTATGCCGCTCACACACGGGACTGCAACACGGGCTCAATCGGCGTCGCCTTGTGCGGCATGATGGGCTGCCAGGAAAGCCCCTTTCAGGCTGGCCCTGCTCCGATCACCCTCGCGCAGTGGCGTCTGCTGGAGCAGGTCGTCGCCGAGCTCTGCCAGCGGTACCGGATTGCTGTCACCCCGGAAACCGTGCTCTGCCACGGCGAGGTACAGCGCAACCTCAATATCCGCCAGCGGGGCAAGTGGGATCCGATGCGCTGGCCATGGGACTTGAGCGTTCCCGGCTCCCAGATCGGCTCACAGTTTCGTATCGCTGTCCAGGGCCGAATCAGTGTGGCCGCCATGTCCAAGGGGGCTACGGCTCCTATTCAGCCTCCTACGCCAACGCGCCGGGTGATCCTGCCCGATAGCTTGGTGATTGACGCTCCTACTGTCCGGGTTGAGGATGGGGAGACGTGGCTTGGTCTGAGGTACATCGCTGATCACTATGGCTGGACGATCAAGACGACGACGACAAACAGCGCCACGGTCGCGATCAGCGGCGTAGATCACACGCTGGAGCTCGATATCGACGGCGGCACAGGCTATGTGCCGGTGCGCCAGGTCGCGGAGCTACTCGGAGCGTCGGTGAGCTGGGACGGGCCTAACAAGACGGTCACGCTGGCCAAGGAGCTCTCCCAGTGA